The Vibrio bathopelagicus genomic sequence CCTCAAACTTGGTCACGCCTAACTCACTCCCTAACTGCTTGATCGAATCATGGATATCACTCGATAAGTGAACGAGCTCATGTCTCGCACCGTAGGCATCTTGAGATTGGTCATTGAGGTTCGATAATGACAACGATTCTTCACCAATAAACTGATTCTGTATCCACGAAGATTTTTGCTGCTCATAAAACTCTGACTTTTCTGCACTGGCCTGCTCTGCCGCATAATTGAGGTAACTTTGAACCTCTTTCATCTGGTAGGTTTTACCTGCTACAGAGTTCAGTAACATCTTAATCGTGATCTGAAATGACCAAGCATCAGTGACGATATGGTGAGTAGCAAGCAACACCGCAAAGCGATGTTCAGTGACTTGATAAATGCAGCATCGTGCGAGGTTGCCTTCCACTAGATTGAACGGCTGTTGCCAACGTTGGCGAGCATCTTGATTGATAAACTCAACCGTATTTGAGTCACCTTGCATGTCGATATAATCATATTCAACAGGTCTAAAAGGCATCACTCGTTGAGCCGCTTTTCCCTCAACTTCAGAAAACTGACTGCGTAACGAAGGAAATACCGACACCATTTCATTTAGTGAGTGTTGAAGTTTTTCAACGGTAACATCTTCGCCTTCAAACCAAAGTAAGCCACCTAGGTTATACGCCAGGCTCATCGGTTGTAATTGCTGAAATAACCACAAGCGCTGTTGAGAGTATGAGAGCGGATTCCAAGGGGTTACGGAATCCAAAATTTGTTCATCATCCACTGACATTTTATTACCTAAACATGAAATTTGGTTGCAGAGACCCGCTCTTCGCCCACGACAGGCGAAAAGTACAGGTATTGGCTAAAAGTTAAATGGGTTTAGTGTTCTAGGGCGGCTATCGCGTCGCGTAAACTTTTCGGACGCATATCGGTCCAAACTTCACGGATATGCTCAAGACAATGCTCTTTGTTGCCTTTTACACCAACCTCAGTCCAACCATTTGGCACTAAGTGATACGTTGGCCATATGCTGTATTGTTCTTGTGCGTTTATCACAACGGTAAATTCTGTATTTGGGCTATCAATACTCATTCTTTCCTCAACTAACTTTGTTTTATTGTGTTTTTGAGCCTAACTTGGCTCTTAAAAACTCAAGCCACAACACTCTCTAGTGCTTGGTGTGCTTGAGCTAAATTCCCTTTACTCAACTCAATAAGATTGCCGGTATCCATTTTGAAAATACGGTCAGCGGCATCAAAATAAGCGTCATCATGAGTAATCGCGATTACAGTCACGCCCCGTTGTTTAAGCAGTGGCAATAACTGACGGTAAAACAGTTTTCTGAAACGTGGGTCCTGATCAGCGGCCCATTCATCAAGCAGAATACAGCCGCGTTTTTCGAGTACTGACATCATCAGCGCCAGTCGTTTTCGTTGACCTTGTGAGTAGCGAACGTCACTTAACTTACCTTGCTGGTGATCAACCTTGTGTGCCATTTCAAGACGAACCATCCATTCGTCAATATCTTTGCTTTCGATGTCTTGACCTTCGCCATCGACGATTTGATGGAATAGGTGGAAATCACTGAATACTGCCGAAAACTGATGGCGATAGTCTTGCCAATGCGCTTGAGTCACCTCATTGCCATCGACATAAACTTGGCCAGAATGCGGTCGGTAGAGTCCAGTCAGCAAACGCGCAAAGGTCGATTTACCACTGCCATTACCACCAATAATGAAGATGTGTTCCCCACGTTCGATCTTGAAATTAATCGGACCGACGCCAAACGAGTCACCATCAGAATCTGAGCGATAGCGATAGCTAGCCCCCACGAGTTCTAGTGAATTGAATACTTTGGTTTTTGCCGATTTCGGATTCAGGCTTCGATCGGTACTCAACTCTAACGACGACAACTTCTTCATTGAAATGTTGGCAGTAATCAAGGTTGGAATTGAACCGACTGCAGACATCAGCGGGGTTCTCATAAACAACACGACCAATGCGAATGTAGAGGCGACTTCCAACGTTGCCCAGCCTAAGCCTGTCGCAAGGTAGAAGTTCAAACCAATCAGAGCCAATACCACGGTGTTCGCCATGTTGGCAGCAAAACCATTTAGGATATCGGCTTGTGTCACTTCATTCCTGTAACCTTCAGCATTGACTGAAAACGTCTCATCAAAGTAACGCTTGGCCCTAAATGGGTTTAAAGACAGTTCCTTACGGCCATCAATTAAGGATTGGTAATCGTGATACAACTTGTCGTCGTACTCACGAACCTGTTTAACGTGTTTAGTGATGCGCGTAACAAGCAGATAGCCAATGACACCGGTTAAAGAGAGCATTAAAACGCTAACCCCAAACAGAGGCATAGATAGAAAGGCCAAGTAGACTAACGCCACAACCGTTAGTACCAAGCCGTAGATCAACTCAGGTAAATGTACGAATGCAATAGTAATGTTGCGAATGTCAGTGTTGAGCGAGGCAAGCACCCCTGCACTTCCTACTTTCTCGACCTGTTCAATATCGGTGTTCAATAGTTGAGAAACCAATTCACAGCGTTTGTAATAAACGAACTTGTGGCCCAGTTTATGAAGTGCTACCTGAGCAACAGTTGCTGTCACCAACAAGCCAATCAGTAACAAGGTAAACTGAACCAAGGTATTGGAAAGTGGCCCATTGCTTTCAAGTAATTTGTGCTGAATAAACGCGATCACGCCCACGCTCAAGAACGCACTCGCAATACTCAACAAGATCACGAAGGAAAGTGATTTTTTCTGTTTTTCAGCCAGCAATAGGAT encodes the following:
- a CDS encoding multidrug ABC transporter permease/ATP-binding protein; this encodes MGLILLLAEKQKKSLSFVILLSIASAFLSVGVIAFIQHKLLESNGPLSNTLVQFTLLLIGLLVTATVAQVALHKLGHKFVYYKRCELVSQLLNTDIEQVEKVGSAGVLASLNTDIRNITIAFVHLPELIYGLVLTVVALVYLAFLSMPLFGVSVLMLSLTGVIGYLLVTRITKHVKQVREYDDKLYHDYQSLIDGRKELSLNPFRAKRYFDETFSVNAEGYRNEVTQADILNGFAANMANTVVLALIGLNFYLATGLGWATLEVASTFALVVLFMRTPLMSAVGSIPTLITANISMKKLSSLELSTDRSLNPKSAKTKVFNSLELVGASYRYRSDSDGDSFGVGPINFKIERGEHIFIIGGNGSGKSTFARLLTGLYRPHSGQVYVDGNEVTQAHWQDYRHQFSAVFSDFHLFHQIVDGEGQDIESKDIDEWMVRLEMAHKVDHQQGKLSDVRYSQGQRKRLALMMSVLEKRGCILLDEWAADQDPRFRKLFYRQLLPLLKQRGVTVIAITHDDAYFDAADRIFKMDTGNLIELSKGNLAQAHQALESVVA
- a CDS encoding MbtH family protein, yielding MSIDSPNTEFTVVINAQEQYSIWPTYHLVPNGWTEVGVKGNKEHCLEHIREVWTDMRPKSLRDAIAALEH